A genomic region of Phenylobacterium parvum contains the following coding sequences:
- the thiL gene encoding thiamine-phosphate kinase — translation MSGPETPEGPDEFGQIAEFFRPLTRGEPGAFDLLDDAAVLPDSGADQVVVTQDALVEGVHFPPGEAPEDIAARFLRVNLSDLAAKGAEPFAWLQTLAWGPGWSVDRRRAFARELAREAEAFGLVLLGGDTVSTPGPLMVSGTFFGRCPPGGMIPRSGAAPGDLLLVSGPVGDGLLGLQAVTGAIADPKGRLARKFRRPEPRLDLREVLRRCASAAADISDGLVADAGQLARASGCSIRLELERLPLSPEAQDWAARQASPEAALLALATGGDDYEVVLAARPDHRAELEEAGCTVVGVFHVGAAEVLHEGRPLDAGAGGWRHG, via the coding sequence ATGTCCGGGCCTGAAACCCCCGAAGGACCGGATGAGTTCGGCCAGATCGCCGAGTTCTTCCGGCCGCTGACCCGGGGAGAGCCCGGCGCCTTCGACCTGCTCGACGACGCCGCCGTGCTCCCGGATTCCGGGGCTGACCAGGTCGTGGTGACCCAGGACGCTCTGGTCGAGGGTGTTCATTTCCCCCCTGGCGAGGCTCCCGAGGACATCGCGGCCCGGTTCCTGAGGGTGAATCTCTCCGACCTGGCGGCCAAGGGCGCCGAGCCCTTCGCCTGGCTCCAGACCCTGGCCTGGGGGCCAGGTTGGAGTGTTGACCGCCGGCGGGCCTTCGCCCGTGAACTGGCCCGCGAGGCGGAAGCCTTTGGCCTGGTGCTGCTGGGCGGCGACACGGTCTCGACGCCCGGACCCCTCATGGTCTCGGGGACCTTTTTCGGCCGATGCCCTCCGGGCGGCATGATCCCCCGATCCGGCGCCGCGCCCGGCGACCTCCTGCTGGTCTCGGGGCCAGTGGGCGACGGCTTGCTCGGCCTCCAGGCGGTGACGGGCGCGATCGCCGACCCGAAAGGACGCCTGGCCCGGAAGTTCCGACGCCCCGAACCCCGGCTCGACCTCCGAGAGGTGCTCCGGCGCTGCGCCTCCGCCGCCGCCGACATTTCCGACGGCCTCGTCGCCGACGCCGGCCAGCTCGCCCGCGCCTCGGGCTGCTCCATCCGGCTGGAGCTGGAGCGCCTGCCCCTGTCGCCGGAGGCGCAGGACTGGGCGGCCCGTCAGGCGTCGCCTGAAGCCGCCCTGCTGGCCCTGGCGACCGGAGGCGACGATTACGAGGTGGTCCTTGCCGCGCGGCCAGATCACCGCGCCGAGTTGGAAGAGGCGGGCTGCACGGTTGTCGGCGTCTTCCATGTCGGCGCCGCCGAGGTCCTTCACGAGGGACGGCCGCTTGATGCGGGCGCAGGGGGGTGGCGGCATGGGTAG
- a CDS encoding riboflavin synthase, which yields MFTGIVTDVGAVRAIRDTDRDRRFEITTAYDLATVEIGASISHSGCCLTVVEKGADWFAVEVSGETLGLTHLGDWGVGRRVNLERAAKVGDELGGHIVSGHVDGVGEVLSVTPEGGSRRVRFRAPRPLHRFIAPKGSITVDGVSLTVNEVEDDVFGVNLIPHTWEVTTLGDLAPGTRVNLEIDMLARYLARWRETA from the coding sequence ATGTTCACTGGGATCGTCACCGACGTCGGCGCGGTTCGCGCCATCCGGGACACCGACCGGGACCGGCGCTTCGAGATCACGACCGCCTATGACCTCGCCACCGTGGAGATCGGCGCCTCTATCAGCCACTCGGGCTGCTGCCTCACCGTCGTGGAGAAGGGGGCGGACTGGTTCGCCGTCGAGGTCTCCGGAGAGACCCTCGGCCTGACCCACCTCGGAGACTGGGGTGTCGGGCGTCGGGTCAACCTGGAGCGAGCGGCGAAGGTCGGTGACGAGCTGGGCGGGCACATCGTGTCGGGCCATGTGGACGGCGTGGGAGAAGTGCTTTCCGTGACGCCCGAGGGCGGATCCCGGCGGGTCCGGTTCCGTGCGCCGCGTCCGCTGCACCGGTTCATCGCCCCCAAGGGCTCGATCACCGTCGACGGCGTCTCGCTGACCGTGAACGAGGTCGAGGACGACGTCTTCGGCGTGAACCTGATCCCCCACACCTGGGAGGTGACCACCCTCGGGGACCTCGCGCCGGGGACCCGGGTCAACCTCGAGATCGACATGCTGGCCCGCTATCTCGCCCGTTGGCGGGAAACGGCCTAA
- the nrdR gene encoding transcriptional regulator NrdR: MRCPFCGHPESQVKDSRPSDDGAAIRRRRSCPECGGRFTTFERVQLREITILKRSGRRTPFDRDKLARSIAIATRKRPIEPDRIERMISQIVRQLESLGETELPSSVVGEMVMKQLKALDDVAYVRYASVYRDFREAAEFATFLGREGLSESGEDDR, translated from the coding sequence ATGCGTTGCCCGTTCTGCGGACACCCCGAGAGCCAGGTGAAGGACAGCCGCCCGTCGGACGACGGCGCGGCCATCCGTCGCCGCCGGTCCTGTCCGGAGTGCGGCGGTCGGTTCACCACCTTCGAGCGGGTGCAGCTGCGCGAGATCACCATCCTGAAGCGCTCCGGCCGCCGCACGCCCTTTGACCGGGACAAGCTGGCGCGGTCCATCGCCATCGCCACCCGCAAGCGGCCCATCGAGCCCGACCGTATCGAGCGGATGATCTCGCAGATCGTGCGCCAGCTGGAGAGCCTGGGCGAGACCGAGCTCCCGTCCTCCGTCGTCGGCGAGATGGTCATGAAGCAGCTCAAGGCCCTCGATGACGTGGCCTATGTCCGCTACGCCTCCGTCTATCGCGACTTCCGGGAGGCGGCCGAGTTCGCGACCTTCCTCGGCCGCGAGGGCCTGAGCGAGAGCGGAGAGGATGACCGCTAG
- the glyA gene encoding serine hydroxymethyltransferase yields the protein MTTQTLAAGVPAGFFSASVAQSDPALAAVLDGELRRQQDQIELIASENIVSQAVLEAQGSVLTNKYAEGYPGKRYYGGCEVVDEAEALAIERAKTLFGCDFANVQPHSGSQANQAVFMATLVPGDTFMGMDLAAGGHLTHGKSVNQSGKWFRPVSYAVRSQDHLIDYDQAAELALAEKPKVIIAGGSAYSRHIDFARFRQIADSVGAILMADIAHYAGLVAGGVYPNPFPHAHVVTTTTHKTLRGPRGGLILTNDKKLAKKLDSAVFPGLQGGPLMHVIAAKAVAFGEALRPEFKAYARQVVDNARALADSLQQAGFRIVSNGTDSHLMLVDLTPKGVNGADAEIALERAGITTNKNGIPFDPLPPVQTSGIRVGTPAGTTRGFGEDEFRQVGRWIGEVLDGVAAGGDNSAVEARVRGEVLALTKRFPIYG from the coding sequence ATGACCACACAGACCCTCGCCGCCGGCGTCCCGGCGGGCTTCTTCTCGGCTTCGGTCGCGCAGTCCGACCCGGCGCTCGCCGCCGTGCTGGACGGAGAACTGCGCCGCCAGCAGGACCAGATCGAGCTGATCGCCTCCGAGAACATCGTCTCGCAGGCGGTGCTGGAGGCGCAGGGCTCGGTCCTGACCAACAAGTACGCCGAGGGCTATCCGGGCAAGCGCTATTACGGCGGCTGCGAGGTGGTGGACGAGGCCGAGGCCCTTGCCATCGAGCGGGCCAAGACCCTGTTCGGCTGCGACTTCGCCAACGTCCAGCCGCACTCGGGCAGCCAGGCCAACCAGGCGGTCTTCATGGCCACCCTGGTCCCCGGCGACACCTTCATGGGCATGGACCTGGCCGCCGGCGGCCACCTGACCCACGGCAAGAGCGTCAACCAGTCGGGCAAGTGGTTCCGGCCGGTCTCCTATGCCGTGCGCAGCCAGGACCACCTCATCGACTACGACCAGGCCGCCGAACTGGCCCTGGCCGAGAAGCCCAAGGTGATCATCGCCGGCGGCTCGGCCTATTCCCGGCACATCGACTTCGCCCGTTTCCGGCAGATCGCCGATTCCGTCGGCGCCATCCTGATGGCCGACATCGCCCACTACGCCGGGCTCGTGGCCGGGGGCGTCTACCCCAATCCCTTCCCGCACGCCCACGTGGTGACGACCACCACCCACAAGACCCTGCGGGGTCCGCGCGGCGGCCTGATCCTGACCAACGACAAGAAGCTGGCGAAGAAGCTGGACTCGGCGGTCTTCCCGGGCCTGCAGGGCGGTCCGCTCATGCACGTCATCGCCGCCAAGGCCGTGGCCTTCGGCGAGGCCCTCCGGCCGGAGTTCAAGGCCTATGCCCGGCAGGTGGTCGACAACGCCCGGGCCCTGGCCGACAGCCTGCAGCAGGCCGGCTTCCGGATCGTGTCGAACGGCACCGACAGCCACCTGATGCTGGTGGACCTGACGCCCAAGGGCGTGAACGGGGCCGACGCCGAGATCGCCCTCGAGCGCGCCGGCATCACCACGAACAAGAACGGCATTCCCTTCGACCCGCTTCCGCCGGTCCAGACCTCGGGGATCCGCGTCGGCACGCCGGCCGGCACGACCCGGGGCTTCGGCGAGGACGAGTTCCGCCAGGTCGGCCGCTGGATCGGCGAGGTCCTCGACGGGGTGGCGGCCGGCGGCGACAACTCGGCCGTCGAGGCGCGGGTTCGGGGCGAGGTCCTGGCCCTCACGAAACGCTTTCCCATCTACGGCTGA
- the nusB gene encoding transcription antitermination factor NusB: MSVSHQARSVARLAAVQALYQMEVSGAGVEAVVREFSEHRFDRSPAGEEGEGAPLAAADEIFFAELVRGVVEHQRGIDPAIARRLAQGWRLDRLDATVRAILRAGAFELAHRPDVPVEVVINEYVDLARSFFEGPEPGFVNAALDGLARDVRA; encoded by the coding sequence ATGTCCGTTTCCCACCAGGCCCGGTCGGTCGCCCGGCTCGCCGCCGTCCAGGCCCTCTACCAGATGGAGGTGTCGGGGGCCGGGGTCGAGGCCGTCGTCCGGGAGTTCTCCGAACACCGGTTCGATCGCTCCCCCGCCGGCGAGGAAGGGGAGGGCGCGCCTCTGGCGGCGGCCGACGAAATCTTCTTCGCGGAGCTGGTTCGCGGGGTCGTCGAGCACCAGCGCGGGATCGACCCCGCCATCGCCCGCCGCCTGGCCCAGGGCTGGCGGCTGGATCGCCTGGACGCAACGGTCCGCGCCATCCTGCGCGCGGGGGCCTTCGAGCTGGCCCACCGGCCCGACGTGCCGGTCGAGGTCGTGATCAACGAGTATGTCGACCTGGCCCGCTCCTTCTTCGAGGGACCGGAGCCCGGCTTCGTCAACGCCGCCCTCGATGGACTGGCGCGGGATGTCCGGGCCTGA
- a CDS encoding RibD family protein: MTASRITLKLATSLDGRIATATGESRWITGEESRLEVHQLRAEAQAVIVGIETALADDPELTVRLDGFPGPQPARVVLDTHQRLPPRSRLAVTAREIPTYVIASGPADPALQALGVRILSTGTPGVRPDPARVVEVLAAEGLSRLFLEGGGQVAAAFMAAGLVDRLVWFRAPLILGARGRPAVGDLPWDRLADAPRFRRAALAEFGPDLCETYERT; this comes from the coding sequence ATGACCGCTAGCCGGATCACCCTGAAGCTCGCGACCAGCCTGGATGGACGGATCGCCACCGCCACGGGCGAGAGCCGCTGGATCACCGGCGAGGAATCCCGGCTAGAAGTCCACCAGCTGCGGGCCGAGGCCCAGGCGGTCATCGTCGGGATCGAGACGGCCCTGGCGGATGACCCTGAACTGACTGTCCGGCTGGATGGCTTTCCCGGCCCCCAGCCGGCCCGGGTTGTGCTGGATACCCACCAGCGGCTTCCGCCCCGGTCAAGGCTGGCGGTGACGGCGCGGGAGATCCCGACCTACGTCATCGCAAGCGGGCCGGCGGACCCGGCCCTTCAGGCGCTCGGCGTCCGCATCCTTTCGACGGGAACGCCCGGCGTCCGTCCCGACCCGGCCCGGGTGGTCGAGGTGCTTGCGGCTGAAGGCTTGTCGCGGCTCTTCCTGGAGGGGGGCGGGCAGGTGGCTGCGGCCTTCATGGCGGCGGGGCTCGTCGACCGGCTGGTCTGGTTCCGGGCGCCCCTGATCCTCGGCGCCCGGGGTCGACCTGCCGTGGGCGATCTGCCATGGGATCGACTCGCGGACGCGCCGCGCTTCCGGCGCGCCGCCCTTGCGGAGTTTGGACCCGACCTCTGCGAAACCTACGAGAGGACCTGA
- a CDS encoding sodium-translocating pyrophosphatase, with protein MSYIMLAILAGLLAVLYGVVQTVSLMRASPGNARMQEIAAAIQEGAQAYLNRQYTAIGIVGAVIFVALFPLLGGLAAFGFLIGAVLSGLAGFVGMLISVRANVRTAQAASEGLAQGLSMAFRSGAITGMLVAGFALLGVAGYFHFLTGVMGLAYNDRHVIDALVALGFGASLISIFARLGGGIFTKGADVGGDMVGKVEAGIPEDDPRNAATIADNVGDNVGDCAGMAADLFETYAVTIVATMVLAAIFFGAGALNLMLLPLVICAVCIVTSILGTFAVRLGRSQNIMGALYQGLIVTGVLSIGAIWWAVHALVPGPVTTNSGLVIDAQSLFLCGLVGLAVTALIVVITEYYTGTGFRPVKSVAKASVSGHGTNVIQGLAMSLESTAAPAIVIIAGIMITFGLAGLYGIAIATTAMLGVAGFIVALDAFGPVTDNAGGIAEMAGLPAEVRVTTDALDAVGNTTKAVTKGYAIGSAGLGALVLFAAYTEDLKYFSAEAKPGSFFEGLGTVAFDLSNPYVVVGLLFGGLLPFLFGGLSMTAVGRAAESVVEEVRRQFRENPGIMTGEVKPEYGRAVSILTNAAIREMIVPSLLPVVSPVVLFFVITAVAGKANGFASLGAMLMGVIVTGLFVAISMTSGGGAWDNAKKLIEEGHYGGKGSEAHKAAVTGDTVGDPYKDTSGPAVNPMIKITNIVALLLLAILHAAG; from the coding sequence ATGAGCTACATCATGCTGGCGATCTTGGCCGGCCTCCTTGCGGTGCTTTATGGCGTCGTCCAGACGGTCTCCCTCATGCGGGCTTCACCGGGCAACGCCCGGATGCAGGAGATCGCTGCGGCGATCCAGGAAGGCGCTCAGGCCTATCTCAACCGTCAATACACGGCGATCGGCATCGTCGGCGCCGTGATCTTCGTGGCGCTGTTCCCCCTGCTGGGCGGCCTTGCGGCCTTCGGGTTCCTGATCGGCGCCGTGCTCTCCGGCCTCGCTGGCTTCGTCGGCATGCTGATCTCGGTCCGCGCCAACGTCCGGACGGCCCAGGCGGCCTCCGAGGGCCTGGCACAGGGCCTGTCCATGGCCTTCCGGTCGGGCGCCATCACCGGCATGCTGGTGGCCGGCTTCGCCCTGCTGGGCGTCGCGGGCTACTTCCACTTCCTGACCGGCGTGATGGGCCTGGCGTACAACGATCGTCACGTCATCGACGCCCTGGTGGCCCTTGGCTTCGGCGCTTCGCTGATCTCCATCTTCGCCCGTCTGGGCGGCGGCATCTTCACCAAGGGCGCCGACGTGGGCGGCGACATGGTGGGCAAGGTCGAGGCCGGTATCCCCGAGGATGACCCGCGCAACGCCGCCACCATCGCCGACAACGTGGGTGACAATGTCGGCGACTGCGCCGGCATGGCCGCCGATCTGTTCGAGACCTACGCCGTGACCATCGTCGCGACCATGGTCCTGGCCGCCATCTTCTTCGGGGCCGGCGCCCTGAACCTGATGCTGCTGCCGCTGGTTATCTGCGCGGTCTGCATCGTCACCTCGATCCTGGGCACCTTCGCGGTGCGCCTGGGCCGTTCGCAGAACATCATGGGCGCCCTCTACCAGGGCCTCATCGTCACCGGCGTCCTGTCCATCGGCGCGATCTGGTGGGCGGTGCACGCCCTGGTCCCGGGCCCGGTCACCACCAACAGCGGCCTGGTCATCGACGCCCAGTCCCTGTTCCTGTGCGGCCTCGTCGGCCTGGCCGTCACGGCCCTCATCGTGGTGATCACCGAGTACTACACCGGCACGGGCTTCCGTCCGGTGAAGTCGGTCGCCAAGGCCTCGGTCTCCGGTCACGGCACAAACGTGATCCAGGGCCTGGCCATGAGCCTTGAGTCGACGGCCGCTCCGGCCATCGTCATCATCGCCGGCATCATGATCACCTTCGGCCTTGCGGGCCTCTATGGCATCGCCATCGCGACCACCGCCATGCTGGGCGTCGCTGGCTTCATCGTCGCCCTCGACGCCTTCGGCCCGGTCACCGACAACGCCGGCGGCATCGCGGAAATGGCGGGCCTGCCCGCAGAAGTCCGCGTCACCACCGACGCCCTGGACGCCGTGGGCAACACCACCAAGGCCGTGACCAAGGGCTATGCCATCGGTTCGGCCGGCCTGGGCGCCCTGGTGCTCTTCGCCGCCTACACCGAGGACCTGAAGTACTTCTCGGCCGAGGCCAAGCCGGGCTCCTTCTTCGAAGGCCTGGGCACGGTCGCCTTCGACCTGTCGAACCCCTACGTGGTGGTCGGCCTGCTGTTCGGCGGCCTGCTGCCCTTCCTGTTCGGCGGCCTGTCGATGACGGCCGTGGGCCGGGCTGCAGAGTCGGTGGTGGAGGAAGTCCGCCGCCAGTTCCGCGAGAACCCCGGCATCATGACCGGTGAGGTCAAGCCGGAGTACGGCCGGGCGGTCAGCATCCTGACCAACGCCGCCATCCGCGAGATGATCGTGCCGTCCCTGCTGCCGGTCGTCTCTCCCGTGGTCCTGTTCTTCGTCATCACCGCCGTGGCGGGCAAGGCCAATGGCTTCGCCTCGCTGGGCGCCATGCTGATGGGCGTGATCGTGACCGGCCTCTTCGTGGCCATCTCGATGACCTCCGGCGGCGGCGCCTGGGACAACGCCAAGAAGCTGATCGAAGAGGGTCACTACGGCGGCAAGGGCTCCGAGGCCCACAAGGCCGCGGTGACCGGCGACACCGTCGGCGACCCCTACAAGGACACGTCGGGTCCCGCCGTGAACCCGATGATCAAGATCACCAACATTGTCGCCCTGCTGCTGCTGGCCATCCTGCACGCGGCGGGCTGA
- the ribH gene encoding 6,7-dimethyl-8-ribityllumazine synthase, with translation MIQDKLRLLIVEARFYDDLADELLKGASDVLSAHGAEFDVVSVPGALEIPGAVAMAHDARQSPAGVSYDGFVALGTVIRGETYHFEIVSNESTRGLMDLTVREGVCLGNGILTVEDEEQAWARARVNEGDKGGGAARAALDMIALRRRFLGQER, from the coding sequence ATGATCCAGGACAAGCTGCGACTGCTCATCGTCGAGGCCCGCTTCTACGACGACCTCGCCGACGAGCTCCTGAAGGGGGCCTCGGACGTGCTGTCGGCGCACGGCGCTGAGTTCGATGTTGTAAGCGTGCCCGGCGCCCTCGAAATTCCCGGCGCCGTGGCCATGGCACATGACGCCCGGCAGTCGCCCGCCGGCGTGAGCTACGATGGCTTTGTGGCCCTCGGTACGGTCATCCGGGGCGAGACCTACCACTTCGAGATCGTCTCGAACGAGAGCACCCGGGGCCTCATGGACCTGACGGTCCGCGAGGGCGTCTGCCTGGGGAACGGCATCCTCACCGTCGAGGACGAGGAGCAGGCCTGGGCGCGGGCCCGGGTCAACGAAGGCGACAAGGGCGGCGGCGCCGCACGTGCGGCCCTCGACATGATCGCCCTGCGCCGCCGGTTCCTCGGCCAGGAGCGCTGA